The stretch of DNA GTGAATTTATATTTACCGCGCGCTTGCTGTATTTTTAAAAATAGTGTTGAGAAAGTTTCTCGCTGAGAAAAATAAGACAGAAAAACGCTCCCTATCGCAAATTATCGATCAATTGCGATTCAATTAATAGCTCTCAGCTATCTATGTGGCCTGACCATACGAAAAAACCGATCAAATTCATAAAGTTAATCAGAATATATCCGATAAGCCTGTACGAGGTGCTTCCATCCCTTTGTGCTATTTATTTTCTGCTGTTTCGACCGCAGAGGATTTTGCGCATTCATAAAAATACGCTTCCCAAGGGAGAAAAAATGTCACTACATGATGTAAAAATTCGCAGCAAATTAACGCTGACGATCGCTATTTTTATTGTGCTGATGGTATTCAGCTCGGGGCTTTCTTTACTCAGCCTCAGCAGGGCAAATACCGGCATCCAGACCATTGTTAACAGTGATTACCCGACGACCGTTAAAGCCAACGACCTGATTGATAGTTTCCAGGAGTTTGTTAATACGCAGCAGCTGATGCTGCTGGACGAAGCGGGCGTCTTTCGTCAGAAGTCAGAAAAGCACCTGGCCGAAATTAGCGCGCACATTACCGCGCTGCTGGCCGATTTAAACAAATCCAGCACCGACGCGGCTTCACAAAAAGCATTGCAGGAGCTGACTGGCATCCGTAAAGAGTATCTGGACTCGCGTTTTCGTATTTTACAGGCGGTGCAGCAGAACAACCGGGCCGGCGCGCTGCAGGAAATGATGGCCACTACCATTCAGATTCAGGAAAAATACAAAGATAAGGTGCAGGAGCTTATCGTCATCCAGAACCAAAAGATGGCCGCCGCCGGGCTGCAGGTGGATAAAGATTACCGATCCAACCGGCTCGTCACCGTCCTGCTGACGCTGCTGAGCATTGCGCTGGGTACCCTGATTGGCATGTTCATCGTGCGCTCCATCACCCGCCCGCTGGTTCAGGCCGTTGAGTTTGCCGAGGCGATTGCGGAAGGTGACCTTACGGGCAGCATCACGGTGACCCATAAAGACGAAACAGGCGAACTGCTGCAGGCGCTGATGAGCATGAAAGTGCGCCTGCAAGAGATTGTCCATCAGGTTCAGCAGGGCTCGGAAACTATCTCTTCTGCCGCCGCGCAAATCGTGGCCGGTAACCAGGACCTGGCGGCGCGTACCGAAGAGCAGGCCAGCTCGGTAGAGGAAACGGCTGCTTCTATGGAGCAGATTACCTCTACGGTGAAAAACACCTTTGACCACACCAACGAGGCAACCAAACTCTCATCCGAAGCCGCGTCGGTGGTGAAAAACAACGGCCAGATGATGTCTCAGGTCACCAGCAAAATGCGCGTGATTAACGAAACCTCTAATCGTATGTCGGACATCATTAACCTTATCGATTCCATTGCGTTCCAGACCAATATTCTGGCGCTGAACGCGGCGGTGGAAGCGGCTCGCGCGGGTGAGCACGGCCGCGGTTTTGCGGTGGTGGCCGGTGAAGTTCGCCAGCTGGCGCAGAAAAGCGCCTCGTCCGCGAGCGAGATCAGAAGCCTGATTGAAAACTCGAGCACCCAGACCCGTGAAGGGATGGGCCTGGTGGAGAAAGCCAACGCGCAGATTGCCGGTATGATCGAAAACGTGCAGGAAATGAACACCATCCTCGGCGAAATCAAGCAGGCAAGCCAGGAGCAAACCGACGGCATTTCCCAGATCAACAGCGCCATTGGCATGATTGACTCAAC from Cedecea neteri encodes:
- a CDS encoding methyl-accepting chemotaxis protein, coding for MSLHDVKIRSKLTLTIAIFIVLMVFSSGLSLLSLSRANTGIQTIVNSDYPTTVKANDLIDSFQEFVNTQQLMLLDEAGVFRQKSEKHLAEISAHITALLADLNKSSTDAASQKALQELTGIRKEYLDSRFRILQAVQQNNRAGALQEMMATTIQIQEKYKDKVQELIVIQNQKMAAAGLQVDKDYRSNRLVTVLLTLLSIALGTLIGMFIVRSITRPLVQAVEFAEAIAEGDLTGSITVTHKDETGELLQALMSMKVRLQEIVHQVQQGSETISSAAAQIVAGNQDLAARTEEQASSVEETAASMEQITSTVKNTFDHTNEATKLSSEAASVVKNNGQMMSQVTSKMRVINETSNRMSDIINLIDSIAFQTNILALNAAVEAARAGEHGRGFAVVAGEVRQLAQKSASSASEIRSLIENSSTQTREGMGLVEKANAQIAGMIENVQEMNTILGEIKQASQEQTDGISQINSAIGMIDSTTQQNSALVEESVAAAASLNDQAKQLRDLVRVFRLQ